One stretch of Pseudomonas fragi DNA includes these proteins:
- the speD gene encoding adenosylmethionine decarboxylase — protein MKSKLKLHGFNNLTKTLSFNIYDICYAETPQDQQAYVEYINQEYDAERLTQILTDVVDIIGANILNIARQDYDPQGASVTILISEQPVIPTESQIEESPGPLPETILAHLDKSHITVHTYPEIHPVDGIATFRVDIDVSTCGVISPLKALNYLIHQFDSDIVTVDYRVRGFTRDVEGKKHFIDHEINSIQNYLSEDTRDGYQMTDVNVYQENLFHTKMLLKEFELDNYLFGDATSNLSVEQRAQVTERVKHEMLEIFYARNMA, from the coding sequence GTGAAAAGCAAACTCAAGCTCCACGGGTTCAATAACCTGACAAAGACCTTGAGCTTCAACATCTATGACATCTGTTATGCGGAAACCCCGCAAGACCAGCAGGCATATGTTGAGTACATCAATCAAGAGTACGACGCAGAGCGCCTGACGCAGATCCTTACAGATGTGGTTGATATCATTGGTGCCAACATCCTGAACATTGCCCGTCAGGATTACGACCCACAAGGCGCCAGCGTGACGATTCTGATCTCCGAGCAGCCGGTAATTCCTACCGAAAGCCAGATCGAAGAGTCCCCAGGCCCGCTGCCCGAGACCATCCTGGCTCATCTCGACAAAAGTCATATCACGGTACATACCTACCCGGAGATCCACCCGGTAGACGGTATTGCAACCTTCCGTGTGGATATTGACGTGTCGACGTGCGGCGTTATTTCACCGCTTAAAGCTCTCAACTATCTGATCCATCAGTTTGATTCGGATATCGTGACTGTCGATTACCGCGTGCGTGGTTTTACCCGTGACGTGGAAGGCAAAAAGCACTTTATCGATCACGAGATCAACTCGATCCAGAACTACCTCTCCGAAGACACCCGCGACGGTTACCAGATGACCGACGTGAATGTGTATCAGGAAAATCTGTTCCACACCAAGATGCTGCTCAAGGAGTTCGAACTGGATAACTACCTGTTCGGCGATGCCACCAGCAATCTGTCGGTTGAACAGCGCGCCCAGGTGACTGAGCGGGTGAAGCACGAAATGCTCGAGATTTTCTACGCGCGCAACATGGCGTAA
- the coq7 gene encoding 2-polyprenyl-3-methyl-6-methoxy-1,4-benzoquinone monooxygenase: protein MTTQRHYSPIDRLLLQADTALRTLLPFSGQPHRPSPAIVKPENPLAPQAKRHVAGLMRINHTGEVCAQALYQGQALTAKLPHVREAMEHAAEEEIDHLAWCEQRIRQLGSHPSVLNPLFYGMSFGIGAAAGLISDKVSLGFVAATEDQVCKHLNEHLEQLPPEDEKSRAILEQMRIDEEQHAESALNAGGFRFPAPVKFGMSLMAKVMTKSTYRI from the coding sequence ATGACTACCCAACGTCACTACTCGCCGATTGACCGTCTTCTGTTACAAGCCGACACCGCCTTGCGCACGTTGCTGCCCTTCAGCGGCCAGCCGCATCGGCCGTCACCGGCCATCGTCAAGCCTGAAAACCCGCTGGCCCCACAGGCCAAGCGTCATGTTGCCGGCCTGATGCGCATCAACCATACCGGCGAAGTGTGTGCCCAGGCCTTGTACCAAGGCCAGGCGCTGACAGCCAAGCTGCCCCATGTGCGTGAAGCGATGGAGCATGCTGCTGAAGAAGAAATCGATCACCTGGCCTGGTGCGAACAGCGCATCCGCCAGCTGGGCAGCCATCCCAGCGTGCTGAACCCGTTGTTCTACGGCATGTCTTTCGGGATCGGCGCCGCCGCAGGGCTGATTAGTGACAAGGTGAGCCTGGGCTTCGTTGCTGCGACTGAAGACCAGGTGTGCAAGCATCTGAACGAGCATCTTGAGCAACTGCCGCCGGAGGACGAAAAGTCCCGGGCGATCCTTGAGCAAATGCGCATCGACGAAGAACAGCACGCCGAGTCTGCGCTCAATGCCGGAGGCTTTCGCTTCCCTGCCCCGGTGAAGTTCGGCATGAGCCTGATGGCCAAGGTCATGACCAAAAGCACCTACCGGATCTGA
- a CDS encoding histidine triad nucleotide-binding protein yields MDTLFTKIINREIPAKIIYEDDQVLAFHDIAPQAPIHFLVIPKKPIRTLNDLTEEDKPLAGHILFTAQRLAKELGCEDGFRVVMNCNEKGGQTVYHIHMHVLGQRQMNWPPG; encoded by the coding sequence TTGGATACTCTGTTCACCAAGATCATCAACCGTGAAATACCCGCCAAGATCATCTACGAAGACGATCAAGTGCTGGCTTTTCACGACATTGCCCCGCAAGCACCGATCCACTTTCTGGTTATCCCGAAAAAGCCGATCCGCACGCTTAACGACCTGACCGAAGAAGACAAGCCGCTGGCAGGTCATATTTTGTTCACGGCACAGCGCCTGGCCAAGGAACTGGGCTGCGAAGACGGTTTCCGCGTGGTAATGAACTGCAATGAAAAGGGCGGCCAAACCGTCTACCACATTCATATGCATGTGCTGGGTCAACGCCAGATGAACTGGCCGCCGGGCTGA
- a CDS encoding SDR family NAD(P)-dependent oxidoreductase: MTRYALITGATSGIGLALAEALARRGRSLILVARQRDALETIALELTQRFGVEVLFRACDLGEPLRLSGFLLELEEGDRQIDLLVNCAGIGTCGPFLAHDWSAEQDLIELNVLALTRLCHAIGNMMAVQGGGQILNVSSIAAFQPGPWLSTYFASKAYVLHFSEGLREEVKKTGIKVSVLCPGITRTRFFDAAKMNTDAIKQSTSAMTPEEVALYTVRALDKNKAIIIPGRRNRWITRLPRLLSRWMTRKIAASVNKSYCPR, from the coding sequence ATGACCCGTTACGCTTTAATCACTGGCGCCACCAGCGGCATTGGCCTGGCCTTGGCCGAGGCCCTGGCCCGGCGTGGGCGCAGCCTGATTTTGGTGGCCCGCCAACGGGATGCGCTGGAAACCATTGCCCTTGAGCTGACCCAGCGTTTCGGTGTCGAAGTGTTGTTCCGTGCCTGTGACCTTGGCGAGCCCCTGCGCCTGTCCGGCTTTTTACTGGAACTCGAAGAAGGCGACCGCCAGATCGACCTGCTGGTCAATTGTGCCGGCATCGGCACTTGCGGCCCGTTCCTGGCCCATGACTGGAGCGCAGAGCAAGACCTGATCGAACTCAACGTACTGGCACTCACCCGCTTGTGCCACGCCATCGGCAACATGATGGCCGTTCAGGGCGGCGGGCAGATTCTCAATGTGTCCTCGATCGCCGCCTTCCAGCCCGGGCCGTGGCTGAGCACCTACTTTGCCAGCAAGGCCTATGTGCTGCACTTTTCCGAAGGCTTGCGCGAGGAAGTGAAAAAAACCGGCATCAAGGTGTCAGTACTTTGCCCCGGCATCACCCGCACCCGCTTTTTTGATGCGGCCAAGATGAATACCGATGCCATCAAGCAAAGCACCAGCGCCATGACCCCTGAAGAAGTGGCGCTCTACACGGTGCGAGCACTCGACAAGAACAAGGCGATCATTATTCCCGGGCGGCGCAACCGCTGGATCACGCGCTTGCCGCGCTTGCTCTCACGCTGGATGACGCGAAAAATTGCCGCCTCCGTTAACAAATCCTACTGCCCTCGTTAA
- a CDS encoding DUF805 domain-containing protein, whose amino-acid sequence MPELSLDKTPQEQYAPLDPVGFSGRIGRLRLLAWSMVISIIAAVTSLLVLLAVKVSPTLGMTCGATLTLAYFIVSLRIGAQRLHDLNWSAWMLLLHLVPVANLVLTLLMLLMPGTPGPNKYGPPPPPNSRAVNVLAAITIFLIGLGICAMAALLALGLMTAVINAVNGNSL is encoded by the coding sequence ATGCCCGAGCTGAGCCTGGACAAGACACCTCAAGAGCAGTACGCACCACTGGACCCTGTGGGCTTCAGTGGCCGGATCGGGCGTTTGCGGCTGCTGGCCTGGAGCATGGTCATCAGTATTATCGCCGCGGTGACATCACTTCTGGTGCTGCTCGCGGTCAAGGTCTCCCCCACGCTTGGCATGACCTGCGGTGCAACCCTCACTCTGGCCTACTTCATTGTCAGCCTGAGAATCGGCGCCCAGCGCTTGCATGACCTCAACTGGTCCGCCTGGATGCTGTTGTTGCATCTGGTACCGGTGGCCAACCTGGTGCTGACCCTCTTGATGCTGTTGATGCCCGGCACGCCCGGCCCCAACAAGTACGGCCCGCCGCCACCGCCCAACAGCCGGGCTGTCAACGTACTGGCCGCGATCACCATCTTCTTGATTGGATTGGGCATTTGCGCAATGGCCGCGCTCCTTGCTTTGGGCCTGATGACTGCAGTGATCAACGCAGTCAACGGCAACAGCCTGTAG
- a CDS encoding NAD(P)H-dependent flavin oxidoreductase has protein sequence MSLPALLEQRLRLPVVAAPMFLISNPQLVLACCRNGVVGSFPALNQRESSGFKAWLEEIEAGLATLDNPAPYAVNLIVHNSNPRLQADLAICIEHKVPIVITSLGAVKEVVDAVHSYGGLVFHDVTTRRHAEKAADAGVDGLIAVAAGAGGHAGTWSPFALVAEIRQFFDKTVLLSGCLNHGHEILAAQMIGADLAYLGTRFIATQESHAPDAYKEMLLASRAADIIHTPAVSGVPASFMRQSLENAGFDLAALQGKSETKLKPLTDEAKAWKTVWSAGQGVGEIHDLPTTDQLIARLDEEYRKALNLTSRLGQQWPHH, from the coding sequence ATGTCGCTGCCCGCCCTGCTTGAACAACGCTTGCGCCTGCCGGTAGTTGCCGCGCCCATGTTCCTGATTTCCAACCCGCAACTGGTGCTGGCCTGCTGTCGCAACGGCGTGGTGGGCAGTTTCCCGGCACTCAACCAGCGCGAGAGCAGCGGGTTCAAGGCCTGGCTGGAAGAAATCGAAGCCGGCCTCGCCACATTGGATAACCCTGCGCCCTACGCCGTGAACCTGATTGTGCACAACAGCAACCCTCGGCTGCAGGCGGACCTGGCGATCTGCATCGAGCACAAGGTGCCCATCGTCATCACCAGCCTGGGCGCCGTCAAAGAGGTAGTGGATGCCGTCCACAGCTATGGCGGCCTGGTGTTCCACGATGTCACCACCCGCCGGCATGCCGAAAAAGCTGCAGACGCCGGGGTCGACGGGCTGATTGCCGTTGCCGCCGGTGCCGGTGGCCATGCTGGCACCTGGAGCCCGTTTGCACTGGTGGCCGAAATCCGTCAGTTCTTCGACAAAACCGTGCTGCTCTCCGGTTGCCTGAACCACGGCCACGAAATCCTGGCAGCACAGATGATCGGCGCCGACCTTGCCTACCTCGGCACGCGCTTTATCGCGACCCAAGAGAGCCATGCGCCTGACGCCTACAAAGAGATGCTGCTGGCTTCACGCGCGGCCGATATTATCCACACCCCTGCCGTGTCAGGGGTGCCCGCCAGCTTTATGCGCCAAAGCCTGGAAAACGCAGGTTTCGACCTCGCGGCGCTGCAGGGCAAAAGCGAGACCAAGCTCAAACCGCTGACCGACGAAGCCAAAGCATGGAAAACCGTCTGGTCTGCGGGGCAAGGCGTAGGAGAAATCCACGACCTGCCAACCACCGATCAATTGATCGCACGCCTTGATGAGGAATACCGCAAAGCGCTCAACCTCACGTCGAGGCTGGGCCAACAGTGGCCCCATCACTGA
- the hemJ gene encoding protoporphyrinogen oxidase HemJ: MLYLWLKAFHIISIVCWFAGLFYLPRLFVYHAQSEDSVSKERFSVMERKLYRGIMGPAMIATLIFGGWLLWLSPGFLSQGWMHAKLTLVFLLIGYHHMCGAQVKRFARGENTRTHVFYRWFNEVPVVFLLAIVILVVVKPF; this comes from the coding sequence ATGCTTTATCTATGGCTAAAAGCCTTCCACATCATCAGCATCGTCTGTTGGTTTGCTGGCCTGTTTTACCTGCCACGCCTGTTTGTTTACCACGCACAAAGCGAAGATTCTGTCAGCAAAGAGCGATTCAGCGTCATGGAACGCAAGCTGTATCGCGGCATCATGGGCCCGGCAATGATTGCCACACTGATTTTCGGCGGCTGGCTGTTGTGGCTCAGCCCCGGCTTTCTCAGCCAGGGCTGGATGCATGCCAAGCTGACACTGGTGTTTCTGCTGATCGGCTATCACCATATGTGCGGCGCGCAGGTCAAGCGCTTTGCCCGCGGCGAAAACACGCGCACTCATGTGTTCTATCGCTGGTTCAACGAAGTGCCGGTGGTGTTCTTGCTCGCTATCGTAATTCTGGTGGTGGTCAAACCGTTTTAA
- the argC gene encoding N-acetyl-gamma-glutamyl-phosphate reductase, which translates to MVKVGIVGGTGYTGVELLRLLAQHPQAEVVVITSRSEAGLPVADMYPNLRGHYDGLAFSVPDTQTLGACDVVFFATPHGVAHALAGELLAAGTKVIDLSADFRLQDAEEWAKWYGQPHGAPELLDEAVYGLPEVNREQIKKARLIAVPGCYPTSAQLGFLPLLEAGLAETSQLIADCKSGVSGAGRGASVGALYAETSESMKAYAVKGHRHLPEIRQGLRRAAGKDVGLTFVPHLTPMIRGIHSTLYATVTDRSVDLQALYEKRYANEPFVDVMPAGSHPETRSVRGANVCRIAVHRPQDGDLVVVLSVIDNLVKGASGQAVQNMNIMFGLDERLGLSHAGMLP; encoded by the coding sequence ATGGTCAAGGTCGGTATTGTCGGCGGCACGGGTTACACCGGGGTCGAATTGCTGCGTTTGCTGGCACAGCATCCGCAGGCTGAAGTGGTTGTCATCACTTCTCGATCCGAGGCTGGCCTGCCAGTTGCCGACATGTATCCCAACCTGCGCGGCCACTACGACGGCCTCGCCTTCAGTGTGCCGGACACGCAAACCCTGGGTGCGTGCGATGTGGTGTTCTTTGCCACTCCCCACGGCGTAGCCCATGCTCTGGCTGGCGAACTGCTGGCTGCAGGCACCAAGGTCATCGACCTCTCGGCCGACTTCCGTCTGCAGGACGCTGAAGAATGGGCCAAGTGGTACGGCCAGCCGCACGGCGCACCAGAACTGCTGGATGAGGCTGTCTACGGACTGCCGGAAGTCAACCGCGAGCAAATCAAGAAGGCCCGTTTGATCGCCGTACCTGGCTGCTACCCGACTTCAGCCCAACTGGGCTTCTTGCCTTTGCTGGAAGCCGGTCTGGCCGAGACTTCGCAGTTGATTGCTGACTGCAAGTCGGGTGTGAGCGGTGCTGGCCGGGGTGCCAGTGTCGGTGCCTTGTATGCTGAAACGTCAGAAAGCATGAAGGCGTACGCTGTTAAAGGTCATCGTCATTTGCCAGAAATTCGTCAGGGTCTGCGTCGCGCAGCTGGTAAGGATGTGGGGCTGACCTTTGTTCCTCATTTGACCCCGATGATCCGTGGTATCCACTCCACGCTGTATGCCACCGTGACCGATCGCTCGGTTGATCTGCAGGCCTTGTACGAGAAGCGCTACGCCAATGAGCCTTTCGTCGATGTGATGCCGGCCGGCAGCCATCCGGAAACCCGTAGCGTTCGCGGTGCCAACGTGTGCCGGATTGCGGTGCATCGTCCACAGGACGGCGACCTGGTGGTGGTGTTGTCGGTCATCGACAACCTGGTCAAGGGCGCGTCTGGCCAGGCCGTGCAGAACATGAACATCATGTTCGGTCTGGATGAGCGTCTGGGCTTGTCCCATGCCGGGATGCTGCCTTAA
- the erpA gene encoding iron-sulfur cluster insertion protein ErpA, which translates to MSVESFTPMALQFTEGAAHKVKSLVDEEGNDRLKLRVFVTGGGCSGFQYGFTFDEEVADDDTLVEREGVSLVVDPMSFQYLAGAEVDYQEGLEGSRFVIKNPNATTTCGCGSSFSI; encoded by the coding sequence ATGAGCGTCGAATCCTTCACCCCCATGGCTTTGCAATTCACCGAAGGTGCTGCGCACAAGGTGAAGAGCCTGGTCGATGAAGAGGGTAATGATCGTTTGAAATTGCGCGTATTCGTTACGGGCGGCGGTTGTTCCGGTTTTCAATATGGCTTCACCTTCGATGAAGAAGTGGCCGACGACGACACCCTGGTTGAGCGCGAAGGCGTAAGCCTGGTGGTTGACCCGATGAGCTTCCAGTACCTGGCGGGTGCCGAGGTGGATTACCAGGAAGGTCTGGAAGGCTCGCGCTTCGTGATCAAGAACCCTAATGCCACCACCACCTGTGGTTGCGGCTCGTCGTTCTCGATCTGA
- a CDS encoding anhydro-N-acetylmuramic acid kinase: MALYIGVMSGTSLDGMDIALIELGHSIELRATHYIPMPQALRSELLGLCASGQDEVARCAIAENHWVELAAQGVNTLLAQQHLSPADIRAIGSHGQTIRHEPARGFTVQIGNPALLAELTNICVVGDFRRRDVAAGGQGAPLVPAFHEALFTDESGNRAVLNVGGFSNLSLITATTPVAGFDCGPGNVLLDAWIQEQRGELYDRNGDWAASGKVEPLLLNALLSDPFFQTKGPKSTGREVFNLAWLKQHLFNLPTFPAEDVQATLLELTAQTIVQSLRTAQPHTDELLVCGGGAHNAALMARLGELLAPARVSSTQAKGVDPDWVEAMAFAWLAHCCLQGIPTNRPSVTGARGLRVLGAIYPA, translated from the coding sequence ATGGCCCTCTATATAGGTGTGATGTCCGGAACCAGCCTGGACGGTATGGACATCGCCCTTATCGAGCTGGGCCATAGCATCGAACTACGCGCTACTCATTACATCCCCATGCCGCAAGCTCTGCGTAGCGAGCTGCTTGGCTTGTGCGCCAGCGGCCAGGATGAAGTGGCTCGCTGTGCAATCGCGGAAAACCACTGGGTCGAACTGGCCGCGCAGGGCGTCAACACGCTCCTGGCACAACAGCATCTGTCCCCGGCAGACATCCGCGCGATAGGCAGCCATGGCCAGACCATTCGCCATGAGCCCGCCCGGGGCTTTACCGTGCAGATCGGTAATCCGGCGCTGCTGGCCGAATTGACCAACATCTGCGTCGTCGGTGACTTTCGACGTCGTGATGTGGCTGCCGGTGGCCAGGGCGCGCCTCTGGTTCCAGCTTTCCATGAAGCCTTGTTTACCGATGAGAGCGGCAACAGAGCAGTACTCAACGTAGGCGGTTTCAGCAACTTAAGCCTGATAACAGCTACTACTCCCGTTGCCGGCTTCGACTGCGGCCCGGGCAATGTCCTGCTGGATGCCTGGATACAGGAACAACGCGGCGAGCTTTATGACCGCAATGGTGACTGGGCTGCAAGTGGCAAGGTTGAGCCACTGTTGCTCAACGCCCTGCTCAGCGACCCGTTCTTCCAGACCAAGGGCCCCAAAAGCACGGGTCGTGAGGTGTTCAACCTCGCATGGTTGAAACAGCATTTGTTCAACCTGCCCACCTTCCCTGCCGAAGACGTTCAGGCAACCCTGCTGGAACTTACCGCACAGACCATCGTGCAATCGCTGCGCACTGCCCAGCCCCACACGGACGAACTGCTGGTATGCGGTGGCGGCGCCCATAATGCGGCCTTGATGGCCCGCCTTGGCGAATTATTGGCACCCGCTCGAGTAAGCAGCACCCAGGCCAAAGGCGTGGACCCTGACTGGGTTGAAGCAATGGCCTTTGCCTGGCTTGCTCACTGTTGCCTGCAAGGCATCCCCACCAACCGCCCCAGCGTTACCGGCGCACGCGGCCTTCGCGTGCTGGGCGCCATTTACCCCGCCTGA
- a CDS encoding peptidoglycan DD-metalloendopeptidase family protein has protein sequence MTSQPPKAPPLYPKTHLLAASGIAALLSLALLVFPSSEVEAKRTTLNLELETPAEQLTQEQDASELVQATNEANPSPFAQIEQQDSAPVATATVEPEAAPAPSHREVIVSKGDTLSTLFQKVGLPATSVHEVLASDKQAKQFSQLKHGQKLEFEMSPDGQQLNKLHSQVSDLETITLNKTAKGYTFRRVTAQPTMRSAYAHGVISSSLSVSGQRAGLPHSTTMDMAKVFGYDIDFAQDIRPGDQFEVIYEQKVINGKTVGTGNILSARFTNRGKTFTAVRYTNKQGISNYYTADGNSMRKAFIRTPVDFARISSRFSSGRKHPILNKIRAHKGVDYAAPRGTPIKATGDGKVLLAGRRGGYGNTIIIQHGNTYRTLYGHMQGFAKGVKTGGSVKQGQVIGYIGTTGLSTGPHLHYEFQVNGVHVDPLGQKLPMADPIAKAERTRFLQQSQPLMARMNQEKATLLASSKR, from the coding sequence ATGACCAGTCAACCGCCTAAAGCGCCACCGCTTTATCCGAAGACCCACCTGCTTGCCGCAAGTGGTATCGCCGCCCTCTTAAGCCTGGCCTTGCTGGTATTTCCCTCCAGCGAAGTAGAAGCCAAACGAACGACCCTGAATCTGGAGCTGGAAACCCCGGCAGAACAACTGACACAAGAACAAGACGCTTCCGAGCTCGTTCAAGCCACAAATGAAGCGAATCCATCGCCATTTGCCCAGATCGAACAGCAGGACAGCGCACCGGTAGCGACCGCTACGGTCGAGCCTGAAGCGGCCCCCGCCCCCAGCCACCGCGAAGTGATTGTCAGCAAGGGTGATACGCTCTCAACCCTGTTCCAGAAGGTCGGCCTGCCCGCGACCTCCGTCCACGAAGTACTGGCTAGCGACAAACAAGCCAAGCAGTTCAGCCAGCTCAAGCACGGCCAGAAACTCGAATTTGAAATGAGCCCCGACGGCCAGCAGCTGAACAAGCTGCACAGCCAGGTCAGCGACCTTGAGACCATCACCCTCAACAAAACCGCCAAAGGCTATACCTTTCGCCGCGTAACGGCCCAGCCAACCATGCGCTCGGCGTATGCACACGGCGTGATCAGCAGCTCCCTGTCTGTTTCGGGCCAGCGCGCGGGCTTGCCGCACAGCACCACGATGGATATGGCCAAGGTGTTCGGCTACGACATCGACTTCGCCCAGGACATTCGCCCAGGCGACCAGTTTGAAGTGATCTACGAGCAGAAAGTGATCAACGGCAAAACCGTTGGTACCGGCAATATCCTCTCTGCCCGCTTCACCAACCGCGGCAAAACCTTCACTGCCGTGCGTTACACCAACAAGCAGGGCATCAGCAATTACTACACCGCTGATGGCAACAGCATGCGCAAGGCATTTATCCGCACACCCGTAGATTTTGCCCGCATCAGCTCGCGCTTCTCCTCGGGCCGCAAGCACCCGATCCTGAACAAGATCCGCGCCCACAAAGGTGTGGATTACGCTGCGCCGCGCGGTACCCCGATCAAGGCGACCGGAGATGGCAAAGTGCTTTTGGCCGGCCGTCGCGGCGGTTACGGCAACACCATCATCATTCAGCACGGCAACACTTACCGTACGCTTTACGGGCACATGCAAGGCTTTGCCAAGGGCGTGAAGACCGGCGGTTCGGTCAAGCAGGGTCAGGTAATCGGCTATATCGGTACCACCGGCCTTTCGACTGGCCCGCACTTGCACTACGAGTTCCAGGTAAATGGCGTACACGTTGACCCTCTGGGCCAGAAGCTGCCGATGGCCGACCCTATCGCCAAAGCAGAGCGCACTCGCTTCCTGCAGCAGAGCCAGCCATTGATGGCGCGCATGAACCAGGAAAAGGCCACCCTTCTGGCCTCGAGCAAGCGCTAA